A genomic window from Companilactobacillus alimentarius DSM 20249 includes:
- a CDS encoding aldo/keto reductase, which produces MQTVKLNNGIEMPQLGFGVFQVTDLKECEDAVLNALQAGYRLIDTAAAYQNEEAVGRAIKKSGVDRKDIFLTSKLWVSDANYDRAKKAIDTSLEKLDTDYLDLYLMHQPYGDVAGAWRAMSEAYKAGKIRAIGVSNFYADQVKNLELSSEVKPVLNQIEVSPWYQQIDEVKFNQDEDIQVEAWAPFAEGKHDIFTNETIASIAKKYGKKNGQVILRWLLQRGIVVIPKSVHRNRMEENMDVFDFELSDDDMKTMATLDKKESQFFDHRDPTTIEQIFGSSLAQLK; this is translated from the coding sequence ATGCAAACAGTCAAATTAAATAATGGAATTGAAATGCCACAATTAGGATTTGGAGTTTTCCAAGTTACTGATCTCAAGGAATGCGAGGATGCAGTATTGAATGCTTTGCAAGCGGGGTATCGTTTGATTGATACTGCTGCAGCTTATCAAAATGAAGAAGCTGTTGGGCGTGCAATTAAAAAGAGTGGTGTTGATAGAAAGGATATTTTCTTAACATCAAAGCTTTGGGTTTCAGACGCCAACTATGACAGAGCTAAGAAAGCTATCGATACTTCTTTGGAAAAATTGGATACGGATTATCTTGATTTGTATTTGATGCATCAACCATATGGTGATGTAGCTGGAGCATGGCGTGCGATGAGTGAAGCTTATAAAGCAGGTAAAATCCGCGCTATCGGTGTTTCTAACTTTTATGCTGATCAAGTTAAAAATCTTGAATTATCAAGTGAAGTTAAACCAGTTCTTAACCAAATTGAAGTTAGTCCTTGGTATCAACAAATTGACGAAGTTAAGTTCAACCAAGACGAAGATATCCAAGTAGAAGCTTGGGCACCGTTCGCCGAAGGTAAACATGACATCTTCACTAATGAAACAATTGCTTCTATTGCTAAGAAGTATGGTAAGAAAAATGGTCAAGTCATTTTAAGATGGTTACTACAACGTGGTATCGTCGTTATTCCTAAGTCGGTTCATAGAAATCGTATGGAAGAAAATATGGATGTCTTTGATTTTGAACTATCAGATGACGATATGAAGACTATGGCAACTTTAGATAAGAAAGAAAGTCAATTCTTCGATCATCGCGATCCAACAACGATTGAACAAATCTTTGGCTCAAGTTTGGCTCAATTGAAATAA
- a CDS encoding aldo/keto reductase: protein MEFKTLNNGVKIPMLGLGVFRINDPTECEEAVYQAIKAGYRFIDTATAYQNEAAVGRGIKRSGIDRKELFISTKLWITDTNYEGAKRGLNNSLRRLGLDYIDLYTIHQPYNDYYGAWRAMEELYEAGKIRALGVDNFRQDRLADFIEFNKIKPQVNLLETHPFYQRQAETDFLKSENILQIAWSPFAAGQFGIFTDQTLIKIAKNHGKSVGQVVLRWLMQRGIAAIPKTSHISRMKENLDIFDFELNNDEMNSIGELEQGKTVAGNRETAKEVREFFDAFSQLNTDE, encoded by the coding sequence ATGGAATTTAAAACTTTAAACAATGGTGTTAAGATACCAATGCTTGGATTAGGTGTCTTTCGTATAAATGATCCAACTGAGTGTGAGGAAGCAGTCTATCAAGCAATTAAAGCTGGTTATCGTTTTATTGATACGGCTACGGCTTATCAAAATGAAGCAGCAGTTGGTCGTGGAATCAAACGGTCTGGAATAGATAGAAAAGAATTATTTATCTCAACTAAACTTTGGATTACAGATACGAATTATGAAGGTGCCAAAAGAGGTCTTAATAATTCTTTACGTCGTTTAGGCTTGGATTATATTGACCTGTACACTATTCATCAACCTTATAATGATTACTATGGTGCATGGCGTGCCATGGAAGAACTTTATGAAGCAGGAAAAATTAGAGCACTAGGTGTAGATAATTTCCGTCAAGATCGGTTAGCCGACTTTATTGAATTTAACAAAATAAAACCGCAAGTTAATTTATTGGAAACACATCCGTTCTATCAACGACAAGCAGAAACCGATTTTTTGAAATCAGAGAATATTCTACAAATTGCTTGGTCACCGTTTGCTGCCGGTCAATTTGGCATATTTACAGATCAGACGTTAATTAAGATTGCTAAGAATCATGGGAAAAGCGTTGGACAGGTAGTTCTTCGTTGGCTAATGCAGCGCGGTATTGCAGCAATACCAAAAACTAGTCACATTTCAAGAATGAAGGAAAATTTGGACATTTTTGATTTTGAGCTGAATAATGATGAAATGAATTCTATAGGCGAGCTTGAGCAGGGTAAAACGGTTGCGGGTAATCGTGAGACTGCTAAGGAAGTTAGAGAGTTTTTTGACGCATTCTCCCAATTAAACACAGATGAATAA
- a CDS encoding LysR family transcriptional regulator, whose product MIDNYLLEELVTFKKYGTLAATAEELMVTQPTVTRGMQKLEDELGVKIFDRQPNRISLTKTGELAATEAKKVLDTNQQFFDTVRNFDFSHRVIKVASVVPGPLILLRNMKSLAKNVEVNNNLFSTDAISQNLIENNYSMIITNQEFETPAIESLYIGTEKLSVNLDKFMAIASLNSVTFQQLKGLSFIVLTDIGIWKDIIQQEIPDAKFLYQAQRDAFSEITQYSNFPYFSTNISKIDQSLDESDDRVQIPISDEAASMDLYVTYLKERKSQLKPLVKEITDSWNKLQ is encoded by the coding sequence TTGATAGATAATTATTTATTAGAGGAACTCGTAACTTTCAAAAAATATGGTACCTTAGCCGCTACAGCTGAAGAATTGATGGTCACACAACCGACTGTGACTCGTGGAATGCAAAAATTGGAAGATGAATTAGGCGTGAAAATTTTTGATCGTCAACCTAATCGAATCTCCTTAACTAAAACTGGTGAATTAGCCGCAACTGAAGCAAAAAAAGTACTCGATACGAACCAACAATTCTTTGATACGGTTAGAAATTTTGATTTCAGCCACCGTGTCATCAAGGTAGCTTCTGTTGTGCCAGGCCCCTTAATTCTTCTCAGAAACATGAAGAGTTTAGCTAAGAATGTTGAAGTTAATAACAATCTATTCTCAACTGATGCCATCTCACAAAACCTAATTGAAAACAACTATTCAATGATCATCACTAATCAGGAATTTGAAACACCAGCAATTGAATCTCTTTACATTGGAACGGAAAAATTATCAGTCAATCTGGATAAATTTATGGCGATAGCTAGTTTAAATTCCGTTACTTTCCAGCAATTAAAAGGATTAAGTTTTATTGTTTTAACTGACATTGGTATTTGGAAAGACATTATCCAACAAGAAATCCCTGACGCCAAATTCCTCTACCAGGCTCAGCGTGACGCTTTCTCTGAAATTACCCAATATTCTAATTTCCCCTACTTTAGTACTAACATTTCTAAAATAGATCAATCTCTGGATGAATCTGACGATCGAGTCCAAATCCCTATCAGTGACGAGGCTGCCTCAATGGATCTCTATGTCACTTACCTTAAAGAAAGAAAATCTCAATTAAAGCCATTGGTAAAGGAAATAACCGATTCTTGGAATAAATTACAATAA
- a CDS encoding MerR family transcriptional regulator, which yields MALTIQEAAEHVGLTQSAIRYYDRKGLLPHVKRDKYNNRIFSEDDLIWIKLVKALRENDMPIEMVKEYVTLTAQGRQSLKTRFELMTTYQKQLEEKLDRDQANYITINRWINHFIKVLNDNDLSEFPKNVDKNFPESIKKTLRFDEDK from the coding sequence TTGGCACTTACAATTCAAGAAGCAGCTGAACATGTCGGATTAACTCAATCCGCTATCCGATATTATGATAGAAAGGGGCTTTTGCCCCATGTAAAGCGAGATAAATATAACAATCGTATTTTTAGCGAAGACGATTTGATCTGGATCAAATTAGTTAAAGCTCTTCGTGAAAATGACATGCCCATTGAAATGGTAAAGGAATATGTTACTTTGACTGCTCAGGGCCGTCAATCACTTAAAACCCGTTTTGAATTAATGACCACATATCAAAAACAGCTTGAAGAAAAATTAGATCGTGATCAAGCTAATTACATCACTATCAATCGTTGGATAAATCATTTCATCAAAGTATTAAATGACAACGATTTAAGCGAATTTCCTAAAAACGTTGATAAAAATTTTCCCGAAAGTATCAAAAAAACACTACGATTTGATGAAGATAAATAA